A region of the Siniperca chuatsi isolate FFG_IHB_CAS linkage group LG23, ASM2008510v1, whole genome shotgun sequence genome:
GTCCAGTGTGTCGTGACCTATGTGCATTTTGAGGTCTGCTGAGCAGAGCGTCAGAGCTATATGTCTATTTCCAGTATGGATCAGCTCACtgaactttactttgaactgggcattaagtgtGCTGATGGTACttctgctcaataggcatgcatggttatgtaattagtgtaatctctccagaagaaagcagtaatgtaatctgcaggatgctgtcggtttcaggcgaggtgtccataaactatgcttaatgcattaacttgaAGATCTCCACGAACCTTCCATTACAAacagacatatggctcagaaggaatggaagaggACAAGAATTGCGAGGTAACCCAAACGTAGTCCTCAAAAGAGttctcgccatgacctttagggggctccgtagaaACCACTTTCCTACTTTAGTGGGACTTCATCTTGGATGCTTTCAAATGCACTATCCGAAAAATGGACATTTCTCAAGAATTGCAGCCAAAAGCAGAGTTTCTGAGTTCAGTTCGATGATGAGCATGACATCGTGAGAAATCTAGCAATCTTGTGGTTTGCCAGAATGCTCTATTAGGCTActatttgtttaaataataggctaataattaaaaaaaaacacgttttaCAATGTTAAGGACATTATCGATTTGAACAGGTTTCAAATCTTAACGTTTATCAACCTTATTAATATCCGACCAACCAAATGCCTGAGCGTCATATCAGTCCATGAACGCAGCACTCGTGCGCTCTGGTGAAGCTTGTCGCTCCCACAGCAGACAGCTGAGATGGAAACACTTGGAGCACAGCAGCAGGTTGGAGTAGTTTAAGTTTCTGCAAACTGATTTGACTGTTGAGTTCTGTGCAGGAGTCTGGAGGTGAGACTCTGCGAGTTTAGTTCATGAACAAAAGCACGGTGGTCGAATTTTGTGTAAAACGTTACTTGGCATGTTTTTAGAGTTTTTGCAGAGCATCCTCAAGCGTCCAGGTAACCATCACATCAGTTTAGACGCAATTTTTTTTGTTCGCCTTTTCAACTCACTTTTAGCACCTTGGATGCTGAAGAGACTGACCTCCAGCGTAAAACAGTCCATTTTGATCAAACAGGAAAATCACACTTGTCTGAAGCGAAGCTTGTACCGCTCCTCGGGCTCCTCGGGATGGTTTCCACGGCTCTCCTCCTCGCAGCGCTCGGCTTTTTTGCGCATCTGGACACTTTTACGCACGGGTGCCAGCTCCCCTCCGAGTGGCGGCCGCTCAGCGAGGGCTGCCGGGCGGAGCTGGCGGAGATCATCGTGTACGCCCGGGTCCTGGCGATCCACCGGGAGCCCCTGGGCGGCGGGGCGGGCAGCCTGTACAACTCGCTGCCCTTCGGGTTCGGGTATGGGTACGAGGGCGCGGAGGAAGGGCTGCTGTACTCTGCGGAGGTGGAGTTGCTGTGCGACCAGGCCTGGGGCAGCATGCTGGAGGTGCCCACTGGATCAAGACTCAACCTGACCGGACTGGGGTACTTGTCCTGCCAGTCCCACACCGTGATGGAGAACTACTCCTACTTCTTCTTCCTCAGGTGAGGTGCAAGGCCTGGATACATTTATCCAAATAGTTCCAACAGACATTTGGAAATACTAATTCAAGCTGTACTTACGACAGTCAGAAAGTTTTATTGTTGCCATTAAAATTAGACTGCATCTCATAAAACGTTTTGCCAGACAGAAGGGCATTTTGCAAAATAGCAACTTTAAACTAACACTCCAATAACTCTTCAGcgtttttgtcttttgtcagtttgttttggagCAAAGTGTGATCTGCAGTCAGATGTGTAAAGAAGAcaactgtatttaaatataattgaGGCTGCCTGAGTTTTTCCATTAAGTAAGACttgaaatgttgtactttttatcCACTACATCTATCTGACAGCTGCTAGTTATTTTGCAAAAGAAGATTTTACCTGCAAAGCAAACTACAGGCtcattaaatatgatgcatttcatAGGTTAGAAATGCTTTCTCCTCACAGCTTCCCTGTTTATCTCCTCTGCAGGATGGATGAAAACTACAACATCCTCCCCCACGGCGTCAACTTCCAGGACGCCATCTTCCCCGACACGTCCGAGAACAGGCGCACGTTCTCCAGCCTCTTCCAGTTCTCCAACTGCACCCAGGGGAGCCAGCCTTTCCACACCTTCAGCCCCGAGTGGGACACCCAGGAGGACAGCAGGGTAAGGCATTGCTTTGTTTTGACCACACACACCTTTTTCATGTCAAGTACAATGTCATTATGCACAACCTGTCCAAGAATTATAACCCCAAGGACTGCCATGCAGCTTGATTAGATACTTGGTTGCCATAGTAATGCTTGCTGCTTccttgaaaacaaaaatgactaaCAGGTTGGCCTGATTCCCATCTCCTTGTACGACCTCATTATCTTCGGAGAAGAATAAGGTTAAAAATGTCTCCTTCTCAGTCGGGTCAGCCCTTTTAGGTGTTTGCAGACGACGTAAACAAACCTGATACCATCTCGTTACCATGGAGATAACAGATTAACTGTCCAAATGACCAGCAGGGTGCAGGGAACTGGAGGTAGGGCGACTAAcagctgttgtgtgttttgatttgttagTAATATTCTTGCTTCGGGACCTAAAATATACTGTTGTAGCTAAGATGTGAATGtgagtgcagtgtgtgttggaAGAAACGTGACACAGCAGAGTGAGgtcttggtttgtgtgtgtggacaccTAATCCTGGGTTGAGTTGTGACTCTGCTGACAGGAATGTGGTGAGGATCAGTAGAAACACAGTTTAGCTACCCTCTGGCACAGTGcagagctacacacacacacacacacaaatatcgCCTCACTGTTCTGATTTTcagaaggataaaaaaaaatagaagaaaaagaagaaatgattATAGATTCCCACCGTGTGGTTGGTCACGTGCGATCACGCTCCAGCTACTTCAAGATCAAAGTAATTACTGATTGGTCGAAGTCCGTCCATCTGGCTCCCCAGGCAGACAAGATACTGGATGtccagaggtcaaaggtcaaatagCAGAGATCCACATCTTTAATAGGCAGTTTGAAAGTGTGTCAGTCTGCAGCTTCGATTCATATCAGTATGAAGCAACGTTGCCTGCTGACCTGGAACCAGAGATAAGCTGAACTCTGTCAGCAGAGGAAGAAAGGTCCGCTGCTGTGATTCAGCCTTTTATTATCACGGTTGAGCTTCAGACAAGACAGAACAGGGCGGCTGGAGATGGAACTACACAGGTCTTTGCCCtcattttgaaaggaaacaAGAGCAGCTGTTCAGATGCTGAAGAGGTTTTCATTTGGTGGCACTGTGTCATCACAGTAACTCAGGAATGTATGTTTTCATATGTCATCATAATTCACAATATTTGTATCAGAGTTGTAGACTTGAGATTTTGACTCGGGTCAGAGTAAAGCCACAAAAATGAGGGCTTGAAACACTCCTTACAGATTTTACTTGACCAGTTAAAAACTTGAGacttgaatatttttgtttcaagTTTTGACCTGGTAAAATCCTGGAACAATCACATGTCAGTAAGAGAGTGACAGGCAGGCTTTACCTCCATTGTCTTGACTTGGACTTGGCCCCCAAAAGACTTGAAAACAACTCAGATTTTTATTCAGAAAATCAAAAGGTAACACTGATCTAACATCACACAGCACCTGCATCACTGGCGTCATCACAGTAATTGAAGAATCAATACTTTGTGTAATTTGTGACAGAAAAGGCTACATGTACATCTATTTGCATCATTGCATTAACAGTCAGGATGTTGCACCTTGTTCCTGACTGACCTGAGCACTGCCTGCAGCATGCGTAGAGAAAGACATGGTCAATTGTTTCCGAAATGGATTTATGGCATTTTGTTATTGTCGGCAGTCAGAACTGCAGAGCTAAATCAGGAAAGGTGCAGTGgtgtcttcctcttcctttctcttcgGGTTCGACCTGCAGGGTCTGAGCTATATGGTCAAAGGTCAGTGAGGCAGGGGTTAAAGACACTGCTCATTTAGAGGACGAGCACTCGCATGTAGAGGCCTCGACCTTCAGGCAAAGCTGGACAAAACAGGTGTTTTGCTCCGGGAATGTATGGAGATGGAAGGaccttctccttcctcttcatgTCTCTCCTTACCCTTCCGCGTTTCCCTGCCTTTCGTCTTTTGAATTTGAAAGTATCAGATTtgaagcaaaagaaaaactctcttctctgtctttccatCTGTTTTGCTTGGgctgtaaatgaaaaacaactaaGAAGAACAAGATCCCATTTCTAATTTCATTTTCTGAGTTGTGTTTTGACCGTGTTTCCCAGGCTGCCTCGCTCTCTTCAGATGGAGTTTAAACACAAAAATTGGATTTGGGAGGTGGTTTGCTTCTGGTTTTAGCCTCGTGAGAACCAGACCCCCTCCAGAAGGATAGACAAGAGACTTCCTCCACTTTTCTGCCAGAACCTTCAATTAGCGTTTGTTCACAACCTCCTCTTACCAGCAGCACTCAGGCAAGAGTTTACCATGAGCCAGAGGGAGAGACTGCTGGAAGCACTGCTCATCTGTTTAATACACTTTTCCCCCCTGAAAGatattttacttctttttttcagattttcttttgGGCCCATTAACCTTCACTTGATAGGCCACAGTAAGATAGAGACGAATTCCCCAAATACTTCTTAATCAGCACATTtccatgtttacatgcactctAATGATTTGATTGCAGCCACAGTGAGCGAACACTCCAGTTTTAACTGTCATGTAAACACCTTTAACACGTTTTCTGACTCtcattaacattttatgttgacGCTCAGAGGGATAAAAGGAAGACAACACAGTTTGCCTTTTTCAGTAGTAGCTCAGGATGAATACAGTGTcagaccgtgtgtgtgtgtgtgtgtgtgtgtcctgtctgtctccctctttctgtctcgtctttgtttttctttctctctctgcctccctgttgttctttttatctcttcaagtttcactctctcttcctgtcttatTGTCTCTGTTTTCTAATCATCTATCcctatgtgcacacacacacacacacacacacacacacacacacacacacgcacgcgaaGCAAAATAAAACCTCAGTAGAAGAGGAAAAACCCTGGCTTGTCTCTTTGACGTCAATAGTGACGTTCTAAAGACactcaatgtgtgtgtgggggggactCTCTATAAAAAGTTAGAAAGAGGAATCAAAAGTCTGCAGAAATAAATGAGCAGTCAGGTCGGGTCTGTTGATGAATACAGGGAGTTGTGCAGTCTGGTCAACACATACTGTCATTTGAGAAGCATTGTGCAAAAGCTCCAACAAGGTTTGTTCACAATGAACATCAGTGCCAGTGGTGTCAcagtcaaaatgtattcaaacaacctcagtgacGATAAAGCCACTGTCATGAAGTGCCCGTGGCTTCTTTCAGGTGCTTCCCTTATGTGATTGGTCAGTGAGTATGAGGACGTTGAAATTACAACACGAATCTACTCCAGACATCACACAATTGCGATATACAGttgcttaaagctgcatttataCATTGTttggccacatgggggcagcacaacattgacacattttcttcttataaagttgatatggtgatcATGTTAGTAACAGTTGCTAatttacacacccagcagatacggagcaacattagcattcatttggagttgtgtttctggccacttgatgaatgtaagttcaatattctcttcttttagctctatttttggtctccaccaacgaaatatctggctctttagctgctaaatgctccactatgttgaccagctagtcgctaaatgtgtctgtctgctgtttggtgctgagcaggaagCGTACAGCAggtttatcagaactttttaACCGAAACAACCacgatgagagtggtgagactcaaccaaaacagtaaagttgctgcccctaaaaccaaaacaataagctgaaagatgctaaaaacgCACCATTGAGCTGAAGGAAAACTGcaaagttgggtgataattatctgtgggttcgtcaAAACGAGCAActccttttttattccattgtTAGTGTAAGAATATTGTTTAGTGTagctttaaatgcattttagtgGATTTTGAACATATGGTGATCGCTTCTGCTTAATTTGGACAAATCTGCAACCTTCTGGACAAAAGAGACACTGTGTTAAAATCTTTGTACACTTGAATTTGAGAACAttttgtacatgcatgtgtgtgtcttcacaTGTCCTCTAAATACTGTTTATACAGATGATGCTAAACAGCAGGCAGGTAACACCCGGATGTTTTGACAGGTGGTGTGCGtttgggtgtgcatgtgtgtgtagggagTGTCCCACTGAGTATGTGAGTTATGGGTAAGGGTTCAaactaaaaaaattaaaataatgtaccAATGTTATGTAATATGGATTTGACTTTTGTTTGGATAAATCAGAAGACAGAGACTTcccttaaagggtcagttcacccaaattacaaagaaaaatcaaaagaaaaggaaaacaattcTCTCTTGTCTCTAGTCTTATTTATGTTGATTACTTTGACTTTGGTTGTCCAGGTTTTCAGATATCCATCTCTGAGATTTATGCTTCCACTCCAGtaaaatggaggtgaatggaattttgtttgtacTTATAGCattgaaaagtacattttataaattCAACAGCAGGGCGTCCCCTTGACCTAGTGGTCTAGGGCACATACCATGTAATTGCAATGCCCCCGGTTCAATTCCAGTGggagacctttgttgcatgtcaaaacaaatgcaacGTCTCTTTGCAGAACCAGTATCCCCGTCACTCAGGATAACCCACAGActtcactgtgaacagttttcacttgaactatttcttcagtaaaaAGTAGCTCCAATGAAAAGGTGACTTTAATTTAGTAATgaaatataaactgtatattcAACATGGAGACAAATACAATCGCTTTTTGCATTTAATATTCCATAACATGCCAAATCTTTGCATCTTTGTGTCCCTTCCTGTGTGTTGGGCTttgcagaggagaaaaaaaaataacaatggaGAAATAACAGCACTGTGGAGATCAAAGGAAAaaagattttttcattttctcagaGAGGCTGCTGGGAAAATCACATCACCAGTGCTCCCACACTACACAACCAGCTGACAGGATGGCAACTGGTGGTTTACAACAGTTTGGTTTGCCTGTTAAGAAAACGACCCGTCGTGTATGTTAaccactctccctctccttcctcctctttcctccagCTGCTGTGTTCCTCGGTGCAGGCCGCGCTGTTCGAGGAGGAGGAGCGAGGCCGCAAGCTGCACGAGCGCCTGGCCGCGGCAGAGAGGAGGAACCGGCAGCTGAAGGAGCGCGTTCGTAAGGTGAAGCGCTCCCTGAGGAATGCCCGCAAGGCTGCACGCAAGGCCGAACAGGAGGCGCAGGAGCTCCAAG
Encoded here:
- the ccdc3a gene encoding coiled-coil domain-containing protein 3a encodes the protein MVSTALLLAALGFFAHLDTFTHGCQLPSEWRPLSEGCRAELAEIIVYARVLAIHREPLGGGAGSLYNSLPFGFGYGYEGAEEGLLYSAEVELLCDQAWGSMLEVPTGSRLNLTGLGYLSCQSHTVMENYSYFFFLRMDENYNILPHGVNFQDAIFPDTSENRRTFSSLFQFSNCTQGSQPFHTFSPEWDTQEDSRLLCSSVQAALFEEEERGRKLHERLAAAERRNRQLKERVRKVKRSLRNARKAARKAEQEAQELQEKLKAAERRAGHHLNAITQEEPPPGRYASTAIRQRVQL